The window ATCGGGCGACTCGATCGGGCACGGGGCGAGCATCGCCAACGCCCACTCACCTGCCAACATTCCGGACAGTTTTCGGAGTCGCATCAGCCAACGCATTGCAATGCATGATCTTGAAAGGCTTTGAAGAGAGGCGTAAGAGTTCTTTACATGTAAAGCTTGTGGACGATCCGACGATACGGCCGGAGAGCGACAGGACCGGCAGGGCGCGCAACGAGGGAGAGCCGGACTCCGGCACCCGCCCGCGGCCCGCGCAGCCGGAGCGTCACCTCTCGAGAAGCGCCGATCGCTTGAGCCGCTCGATCAGACCCTGGCGCGAGAGGCCGAGGATGCGCGCGGATTGGCTCTTGTTTCCGCCGCAGTGCCGGAGAACCCGGAGGATGTGCTCCTCTTCCACCTCCTGCAGAGATCTCGCGATCTCGCCCGCGCCCACTTCCCCGGGGGAGAGTCTGCGACTGCCCTCCACACGACCGAGGAAGTCCGAGGGGAGGTGGCGCGGCTCCAGCATCTCCCCATCCTCCAGGAGAACGATCCGCTCGAGGAGGTTCTTCAGCTCCCGGACATTCCCCGGCCAGCGGTAGCGAAGGAACAGGTCCCGTACCGCGGGGCTCAAGCCCTGGAATGACTTCTTGAACTCGAACGAGAACCCTTTGAGGAAGGTCTCGGCCAGGAGGTTCACATCTTCTTCCCGATCGCGCAGGGGCGGAAGATCGATCCTCACGACCTGGAGACGCCAGAACAGATCCTCTCGAAACCGCTCCTCGCGCACCGCCGTCTCGAGATCCACGTTGGTGGCCGTGACCATGCGGACGTCGACGGAGAGATCCACGTTGCCGCCCACCCGCTTGAATGTCCTGTACTCGATGAAGCGTAGGAGCTTCGCCTGGGTGGAGGCGGGGAGATCGCCGATCTCGTCCAGGAAGAGGGTTCCCCCCTCGGACAGCTCCGCGAGGCCCCGCTTCAGCTGCCCGGCTCCCGTGAAGGCTCCCCGCTCGTGCCCGAAGAGCTCGTTCTCCAGGAGCGTTTCCTGAAGCGTCGAGCAGTTGAGCTCCATGAAGGGCGCCTTGCGCCTCTCGCTCTCGAAGTGGAGGGCTCGCGCGACAAGCTCCTTGCCGGTGCCGCTCTCCCCCAGGATCAGGACCGTGGAGGCGTCCGACTTCGCGATCTTGCGGACGAGATCAAGCGCCGCGCGCATCGCGCGACACTGGCCCAGGATTTGATCGCGCGCGTATCGCCCTCGCTCGCGGCGCTGGTAGACGGCGAGCTGACTCTCGCGGGCCGAGGCCTTCAATGTCGTCTCGATCGCCAGGATGACCTCGTCCATGTCGTAGGGTTTGCGCAGGAAGTCGGCCGCGCCTTTCTTCATCGCCTGAACCGCGGCCTTCGTGTCGGCGTAGGCGGTCAGGACGATCACCTGAATCGTCGGATCGATCCGACGTATGCGCGGAAGGAGATCGAGGCCATCGGCGTCGGGCAGGCGCAGATCGAGGAGAACGGTCTGCGGCCGCCAGTCCTGCACGAGCGCCAATCCGCCGGCGCCGGTCCCGGCGCTCGAGACCGAGTAGCCACGATCCTCCAGCACCCGGGTCAGCGACCGAGCGATGGAGGGCTCGTCATCGACGATCAGGATCTTGGTCTTCACGGTTTTGCATCTCGGGCGGGATCGGGAATGACAGACGGAATGTCACACCCCCCTGCGATCGATTGCGCACAGTGATCCTTCCCCCTTGCTCTCGGACCAGCTGGAGGGAGATCGACAGTCCGAGGCCGGTCCCCGACGGCTTGGTGGTGAAGAAGGGGTCGAAGATCCTATCCAGATTCTCCTCCGGAATCCCGCATCCCGTGTCATGGACGGCGATCTCGACCGCGGTCCGCGACCGGTAGCGTCGGCTCGATGTCGTGACGCGCAGAGTCCCCCCTTCCGACATGGCGTCGAGCGCGTTTCGGATGATGTTGAGCAGCACCTGGTGCATCGCGTCGGGGTCCATCGGGATGCCCGGGAGATCCTCGGTCCGGTCGCGCTTGACGACCACGCCCGAGTTGCTGAGCTGGGCGGAGAGGGTGTCGAGGACCTTGTCGATCACCTGGTTCACATCGCCCGGAACTCGTTCCAGAGCCTTCGGCCTCGCGAACTGCAGGAGATCGGTCGTGAACTGCTCGATCCGATCGAGCTCCTTGATCACGTCCTCGAGATCCTCGCGAAGCCCCCCCTTCATCTTCGATCCCACGAACTGGATCGTCGTGCGGATGCCCGTCAGCGGGTTGCGGATCTCGTGCGCGATGACCGCGGAGAGGTTGCCGATCGACGCGAAACGGTCGAGCCTCCTCTGAAACTCGAGCTCCCCCACCGACTCCGTGATGTCCTCGAACGACAGGATCCCGCCCAGGCCGTTCTCGTCGCGCGCGACGGGGAGCCAGCGGGCCTCCACGGTCAGCTCCCCGGCTTCCGTCGCCAGCACCATCTCGCGCGACAGGGACTCCCCGATGTCGGGAGGCCACAGGCTCGCGCCGCGGGACGGGGAACGAACCTGAAACACCTCGCCGATCGGCCTGCCCCGCACGCTCGCCGGATCGAGGCTGAAGAGCTCCTGGGCCCGACGGTTGACGAAGAGAATCTCCCCCGCCGTGTCCAGCGCGATGATCCCCGAATCGAGGGCATCAAGCAGGAAGCGCGTGAAGTCCCGCTCGCTCGGTGCGAGTGTGGCCGTGTTCATGCGATTGCACCCCGCGCATCGCCGGGCCTCCGCCTTAGGATCGATCTCCGCCCTGTCCCTGGACCCGTTCTCGACGGATCCTCCCAGGCGGGCATCGACGCGACTCCCGTCGCGGCTCCCGGAATGGTAGTCTCGATGTTGGACGAACGATCGACGAAAGGAAAGGGTATCGAAGAGTGGAGCCCCTCTGGACCCCCTGGCGCATGCCCTACATCCGGGGCATCAAGGAATCGACGGGCTGCATCCTCTGCGAGGAAGGCGCCAGGGAGCGGCTCGACTCCGACCTGATCCTTCATCGAGGCCGCCATGCCTTCGTCGTGCTGAACCTCTACCCGTACGCCACCGGCCACCTCATGGTCGTCCCCTACCGGCATGCCGGCGGTCTGGCCGACTTGACCCCGGAGGAGATCGAGGAGGCCGCGCTTCTGCTCCAGAGAGCGGAGCGAGTCCTCGAGAGGGTCACGGGATCGGCCCGCA is drawn from Candidatus Eisenbacteria bacterium and contains these coding sequences:
- a CDS encoding HIT domain-containing protein, with product MPYIRGIKESTGCILCEEGARERLDSDLILHRGRHAFVVLNLYPYATGHLMVVPYRHAGGLADLTPEEIEEAALLLQRAERVLERVTGSARNYAGINIGRCAGAGVEGHLHIHLVPGGSLPPAGRAETVSEREPHSPGEALASASQPPEPLAATRERLLRAWAED
- a CDS encoding PAS domain-containing protein, producing the protein MNTATLAPSERDFTRFLLDALDSGIIALDTAGEILFVNRRAQELFSLDPASVRGRPIGEVFQVRSPSRGASLWPPDIGESLSREMVLATEAGELTVEARWLPVARDENGLGGILSFEDITESVGELEFQRRLDRFASIGNLSAVIAHEIRNPLTGIRTTIQFVGSKMKGGLREDLEDVIKELDRIEQFTTDLLQFARPKALERVPGDVNQVIDKVLDTLSAQLSNSGVVVKRDRTEDLPGIPMDPDAMHQVLLNIIRNALDAMSEGGTLRVTTSSRRYRSRTAVEIAVHDTGCGIPEENLDRIFDPFFTTKPSGTGLGLSISLQLVREQGGRITVRNRSQGGVTFRLSFPIPPEMQNREDQDPDRR
- a CDS encoding sigma-54-dependent Fis family transcriptional regulator, with the protein product MKTKILIVDDEPSIARSLTRVLEDRGYSVSSAGTGAGGLALVQDWRPQTVLLDLRLPDADGLDLLPRIRRIDPTIQVIVLTAYADTKAAVQAMKKGAADFLRKPYDMDEVILAIETTLKASARESQLAVYQRRERGRYARDQILGQCRAMRAALDLVRKIAKSDASTVLILGESGTGKELVARALHFESERRKAPFMELNCSTLQETLLENELFGHERGAFTGAGQLKRGLAELSEGGTLFLDEIGDLPASTQAKLLRFIEYRTFKRVGGNVDLSVDVRMVTATNVDLETAVREERFREDLFWRLQVVRIDLPPLRDREEDVNLLAETFLKGFSFEFKKSFQGLSPAVRDLFLRYRWPGNVRELKNLLERIVLLEDGEMLEPRHLPSDFLGRVEGSRRLSPGEVGAGEIARSLQEVEEEHILRVLRHCGGNKSQSARILGLSRQGLIERLKRSALLER